The Paenibacillus sp. FSL W8-0426 region GTTCCCATTCGGTTTCTTTGATGTGTCCCACGAGATAGCCAGCCGCCATATAGATCAGGTTCTGGTACTGCCATTTGTTTCTGAAATCTTCATTGGGTTCCAGATACTGCAAAGCGTAGATAAGCTCTTCTCTCGTACGGCCCGAATTGTACCAAGCCATTTCATGTCTCGGCAGGCCGGAGCGGTGGCACAACATATCTCGGATGGTCATACGTTCCGCAGCCATGGAATCAAACATTTGGAATTCTTCCATATACGTTTTAACGGGGGTATCCCATTTCATCAGCTCCTGATCGACAAGCTGTGCTGCCGTAGCTGCGGTGAATGCTTTGGTGCTTGAACCGATGGCAAAGAGTGTTTCAGGTGTAACCTCACTTTTGGATTCTACGTCGCGGTAACCGTAGCCTTTTTTCCAAATGATTTCATCGTTATGTATGACGGCTATGGCCAAACCGGCCGTTTTCCATTCCTGCAGCTGTTGGATGATATATTCGTCCAATCCGTCGAGCAATGTGGAGTTCGTTGCGATAGACATCTCGAATCCCTCCGTTTACATGAATTTGTTCCCCACGTCCACTATGCCTCTTCCCATTGGAAATTGCATCCTTCCCGAGACCGATTTGTGCCTGATCACCGACAATACGAAAAAGGATGAAGGCTTGTCAAACCAGTCCGCATAAATCGAACAAGTCCCTCATAGACATGTACTAATCAAGTAGGGGTTCTGCCGAACGCACAATCCCGAAGTGAAAACATGTGCTAAAGGGGATGATGTCATGCGCCGAATATCATGGATGCTTGCCATGGTATTGGTTTTCTCGGTCTTGCTTGCCGCTTGCGGGAAAAAGGATGCGGCAGCCGTGGTCAAAGATTTGAATGAAGTCGTGGGTGAGATGAAAAGTTATCAGGGATCAGGCGTCATGACGCTACATACCGGAGACACGCCGCAGCAGTACAAGGTCGAGGTATGGCATCAGAAACCGTCTTATTATCGCATCGCGCTCACCAACGCCAAAAAGGATATTACCCAGATCGTGCTCCGCAACGACGAAGGTGTCTTCGTGCTGACGCCAAGCCAGAACAAAAGCTTCCGTTTCCAGAGCAATTGGCCGGACAACCAGGGACAAGTTTATCTGTATGAAACGTTGATTCGCAGCATTACGGGAGATTCGACCCGTCAGTTCTCCGATGAAAAAGAAAGCTATGTTTTTGATGTGGCGGCCAGCTACAACACCCCAGCGCTCGTCCGTCAAAAAATATGGCTCCATAAAGGCGATTACGCGCCACAGCAGGTGGAAGTATCGGATGCCAGTGCGAACGTCGTCGTAGACGTCAAATTCGACAGTTTCAAATTCGGAGCCGAGTTTGGCAAGGACGCGTTCGACATGCAGCGCAACATGACGGCTGCCACGGGAGAGAAAGGACAGAACGGTACCAGCACCGGCGGCACAACAGAAACGGAAAACGGTAAGACGCAGGATGGCCAGAACGCAGGTAACGAGCAGGCTAATCCGCAAACGGCACCTGGCGAAGGTGCGGCATCCGAATCGGGAGGAACGTCCGTGGATGGTCAAACCGGCGTCTCCGAAGGAAATCAGACAGGAGCCCAACAGCCGTCTACCGGCAATGAAGGCGCGGAAGAAACGACCAATGCCTTACCGGAAGACGCGGGAAGCTTCGGTGTCATCGAGCCGACATATGCTCCGGAAGGCGTCAAGTTCAAGGACGATCAAATTTTGGATGAGTCGGAAAATTACTCGGTCATGCTGCGTTACGAAGGAATGTACAATTACACCATTTTTGAAGCAAGACCGCAGGACCGGGCCGTATCGCTCGCGCCATCGACGCTTATTGATCTCGGATTCACCGTCGGCATGTTAAGCGGAGATGCGCTGCAGACGCTGACATGGATGAATGACGGCATTGAATACCGGATTACGAGCAGTGACCTGCCTGTTCCTGAGATGGTGAAGATCGCCACGTCGATGCAGGACCAGTCGGGTAAATAGGTCTGAGGGTATAGGAGATTTGTCATTAGGCATGCTAAGAAGCATCGGGGAGTGGTTCTCCGGTGCTTTTTTTGGGTTCATAATATAGACTTCGTCCGGATTTTTGAAAGTGTGACGTGATGGAGAAAAGGTATTCATCCGCTTAGGACAGAAATCGGCGCTATTTTTTCCAGCAGGCCACACTCGCGATCCGAAACCCGCATATAATTGAAAGTATGGGTGTATTGAAACCAGCATCCCGGTTAAATGCAATTGGGGAATCATTACCATGCTCTGGAAAAAGGAAGGGCCGCTCCACATTGAAGCAGGCACGCTTACGAGCAGCCAGAAACGGGTATGTGTATAAGGGAGAGGGCGGATAAAATGCAAGCAGGCGAGAGGCGCCCTTCCTGTGAAACCCCACCCGTTTTCAGCCGTGCTGCCTTCGTATTCCGTCGTTGATTTGACAGTCACATGCTTGGGCATTACGATGGAAACTGACATGAGGCGGATTAAGAAGATTGGAGAAGGTGAAAGAACGTGCAACGACAATATCGGCCGACCCAAGCGGAAATTAACTTGGACCATCTGGACAGCAACGTAGAAGCTTTCCGCGCGGCATTGCCGCAAGGCATGAAGCTGCTCGCATGCGTCAAGGCAAATGCCTATGGCCATGGTGCAGTGGAGACGGCCAAAGAACTGGAACGAATCGGCGCTGATTATCTGAGCGTTGCTTTTCTGGACGAAGCGCTTGAATTAAGGCAGCATGGCATTACATTGCCGATTCTTGTATTGGGATATACTCCGCCGGAAGGCATCGTGGAGGCTTGGAAGCATAACGTGACCATCACCCTGTTCAGCAGGGAGGTGCTCGAGGCCATTCGCAGTCTGGACCCGGGCCTGAGCGACCGCAGGCTCAAAGTGCACATCAAGATCGATAGCGGCATGGGCCGATTGGGCTTGCTGCCTGGGGAAGAAGCGGTGGCTTTCGTCCAGGAAGTGGCCGATTTGCCGCAGGCAGAGCTGGAGGGCATGTTTACCCATTATGCCAAAGCAGACGAAGAAGACAAAACGTATACCCTGGAGCAGTATCGACGGTTTCAAGGCGTGGTGGATGCGCTGCGAAATCAGGGATGCACCATCCCGATCTTACATACGGCGAATAGCGCAGCCGCGATCGATTCTCCCGGATTGTCTTATGACATGGTACGGGTCGGAATCAGTCTCTATGGGCTGTATCCATCCGCCGAGGTGAATCATCAGGCCGTGAAGCTTTCGCCGGTATTGACGCTGAAAACCAAAACGGTTCTGGTCAAAACGCTGCCGTCCCATTGGGGCATCAGCTATGGAACCCGTTATGTAACGCAGGACAATGAACGAATAGCGACACTGCCGATCGGTTATGCAGACGGATTCTCCCGAATGCTGACGGGCAAGGCGCAGGTGCTTATACGCGGTCGCCGCGTTCCCGTTGTCGGCACGATCTGCATGGACCAATGCATGGTGTCGCTGCAAGCTTTCGCGGAAGAAGCGGAAGACATTCAAGCCGGCGAAGAGGTTGTTCTCATCGGCCATCAGCATGGGGAGACCATTTCCGCAGAGGAGGTCGCTTCCCAACTCGGTACCCTCAACTATGAGGTGATTTGCATGCTCGCGCATCGCGTTCCGCGCGTATATACACGCGGTGGAACAGAAGTTGCCAGCATCAACCCCCTTTTGACAACCTAATCATTCGCAAGGTTTATATTTCCAGCAAAGTTTTTTCCGAATCGGCAGGAATAATGTCATCCCGTCCCGAAATCTTATCTTTGGAACGATCCGAGGATGTAAATCCTGTAAAAGGATGTCTGACCTGTACGAATAATGCCTGCCCGGTTTATAATGGAGTACAGCATACTTGATATACTGGGGGCATATATATTCCTTTGTATAAAAGTTCTGGAAAAACGCAATACTGGAACACAATGGCGAATGGTTTTTGGGGGTGGAAGAAAGGTGGCCAACTTGCAAAACACCAAGCGGATCATGATCAGTCTGCCTGATCATCTTCTGCAGGAAGTGGATGGCATCGTCGCGATGGAGAATTCCAACCGCAGCGAATTGATCAGGCAGGCCATGAAGCTGTATTTGACAGAGCGGAAAAAGCGTTATATTCGCGAGTCGATGCAGCGCGGGTACATGGAGATGGCGAAGATTAATCTAACCATGGCATGCGAGGCCTTTCACGCGGAGGAAGATGCGGACAGCACTCTGGACCGCTTAGTTAGCGGGGTGTAGACATTGATCGTAAAACGCGGTGACGTTTTTTTTGCGGATCTTTCTCCCGTTGTTGGTTCCGAGCAAGGCGGGGTCAGACCGGTTCTGGTGATCCAGAACGATATCGGCAACCGATTCAGTCCAACCTGTATCGTGGCGGCCATTACCGCCCAGATTCAGAAGGCGAAGCTGCCGACGCACGTCGAGATTGATGCGGAGGCACATGGGTTTGATCGGGACTCGGTGATTTTGCTCGAACAAATACGGACCATTGACAAGCAAAGGCTGACCGACAAGATTACCCATCTTGACGAGGAGACCATGAAGCTGGTCAATGAGGCATTGCAGATCAGCATAGGGCTGATCGATTTTTGAAATGCGGTTCCCAGGAAGAACACTATCATAACCGCAGTTTGTTAAGGGAGCGTACGGCCGTCTTAGAGAGGGCTGTGCGCTCTTTGCATGTCCAGCTTCATCAAGCGTTGTGAAAGCGTAGAACAATTAAAGGGTTTTCGCTATAATGGTACCGGAGAAACCGTTTACGAGAAAGATATACAGAGTGGAGGAAGCATATGAGCATTTTGATCAATCCGGACAAGCTTCAGTTTCATCTGCAGACCCGCAAGGCAAGCTACGTATTTCAGGTCATGCCTTCGGGGCATTTAGTGCATCTGTATTACGGCAAAAAATTGCGAGACACCGATCTGGGCTGGCTTCACGTTCGCACGGAACGGGCATCGTTCAGCCCTAACCCCGTGCCGGAAGATCGCACCATTTCATTCGATACATTGGCGCAGGAACTGCCGGTATATGGAACGAGCGATTTCCGCCACCCGTCCGTACAGCTGCAGCTGGCCAACGGATCGATGATTACCGAGTTTACTTATGTCGGTCATCGATTGGAGCAAGGCAAACCCGTGCTGGAAGGCTTGCCAGCGACTTACGTGGAATCGGCCGATGAAGCCGATACGCTTGTGATCGAGCTGGAAGATCGCGTGGCAGGCGTGCGCATCGAGCTTTCTTACACGGCATTCGACAAGTTCAACGCGATTACGCGTTCCATGCGGGTCATTAATGACAGCGCTACCGCGGTAAACCTCGTGCGCGCGCTCAGCATGTCCGTTGACTTTCCGCATGACCGATACGAACTGCTTCACCTATCCGGTGCGTGGACGCGCGAGCGCGACGTGGTGCGCAGAGCGCTGGCTTCCGGCATGCAAGGCGTGGAGAGCCGCCGCGGTGCGAGCGGCCATCAGCAGAACCCGTTCTTGGCGCTGCTGACGCCGGGCACCGACGAGGATCATGGCGAGGTGTACGGCTTCAGCCTTGTCTACAGCGGAAGCTTCACGGCGCAGGCTGAAGTGGATCAGTTCAAAACCACCCGCCTGTCCATGGGCATCAACCCGTTCGATTTCAGCTGGAAGCTGGACTCCGGGGAAGCGTTCCAGACGCCGGAAACGGTTATGGTATATTCGGATACCGGTTTGGACGGCATGTCTCAGTCCTTTCATGAGCTTTATCGCGAACGACTGGCGCGCGGCCGGTTCCGCAATGCGGAGCGCCCGGTGCTCGTCAACAACTGGGAAGCGACTTATTTCGCTTTCAATGCGGACAAGATTGAGCAGATCGCCCAAGCGGGCAAGAAGCTCGGCATTGAGTTGTTCGTCTTGGATGACGGTTGGTTCGGCCATCGCGACAGCGACAATTCCTCGCTGGGTGACTGGTTCGTGGATAAAAGCAAGCTGCCCGCCGGCCTGGAGGATCTGGCCAACCGGGTGACCGGATTGGACATGCAGTTCGGGCTCTGGTTCGAACCGGAAATGGTATCGCCGGACAGTGAGCTGTATAAGGCCCATCCGGATTGGTGCCTGCATGTTCCTGACCGTCGCCGCACCGAAGGCCGACAGCAGCTCGTGCTGGATTTCTCCCGCCAGGACGTGCGTGACGAAATTGTTCGCATGCTCAGCGACGTTCTGGGCTCTGCCCCGATTTCCTACGTGAAATGGGATATGAACCGCAACATGACCGAAGTGGGTTCCGCATTGCTGCCAGCAGATCGCCAGCGCGAGACGGCTCACCGCTACATGCTTGGATTGTACGACGTTATGGAACGCGTCACGTCTTCGTTCCCGCACATTTTGTTCGAAAGCTGTTCGGGCGGCGGCGGCCGTTTCGATCCGGGCATGTTGTATTACATGCCGCAAACATGGACCAGCGACAACACGGATGCCATCTCGCGTTTGCGCATCCAGTACGGAACGAGCCTCGTATATCCGGTAAGCTCGATGGGATCCCATATTTCTGCTGTTCCGAATCACCAGGTTAACCGGATCACTTCCCTGGAAATCCGCGGGCATGTAGCCATGTCCGGCAACTTCGGATACGAACTCGACCTGACTCGCTTCACCGAAGAAGAGAATGAAATCGTGAAGGCACAGGTCGAGTTGTACAAGGAAATTCGCGGAACGATCCAGTTCGGTACGTTCCGTCGTCTCCTCAGCCCGTTCGAAGGCAACGAAACGGCCTGGATGTTCACGTCGCCGGACGGAAGCGAGGTTGTCGTCTTTTACTTCCGCGTGCTGTCCGAGCCGAATGCGCCGCTGCAGCGCCTGAAGCTGAAAGGGCTTGATCCGGAAGCGGATTATCGCTTGAAGGGCGGGTCCGAAACGTTCACCGGAGATGCGCTGATGTATGGCGGCATTGCGGTTGGTGCAGCCAAAGGAGATTACCTGAGCGAAATGTTCCGCTTCGAACGTGTTTGAGGCTTAAATTAAACCATCCGATCCTAACAGGGCCGAAATGCATTGGAAGATGTGTTTCGGCCCTTCTTTGCGGTCGCCGGGAAAGGGATTGGGGTTGGTTCTGAGCTGTAAGAACTTGCTATGCGCACGATTGCTGGAAATCTGCACGGAATTTTGTGATAATATAAAAAAGGGAAACCTGTTCAAGTGGCAGGTTACATATGGGATTACAGCAGCGCGGCTGCCCCGAACATAGCCTGATCTGTACGATTCAGGAAGGAAAGAGGGATTGGATTTGTCTGAACAGGAAACGGTTATGGAAATGAATGAAGAGAAAATAAAGGCTGAACGCCATGAACGTATTGTAAAACAAGTTGCGAAGGAACTGTCGTTATCGCTCAAACAGATCCGTACAACCACGGAGCTGCTGGATGAGGGGAATACGATTCCGTTTATTGCCCGTTACCGCAAAGAAATGACGGGCGAGCTCGACGAAAACCAGCTGCGGCAGATTGAAGAACGCATCGTATACCTGCGCAACCTCGAAGACCGAAAAGTCGAAGTCATCCGCATTATCGAAGAACAGGGCAAACTGACCGAGGATTTGAAAACGTCCATCACGAAGGCGGTCAAATTGCAGGAAGTGGAAGACCTGTACCGACCTTATCGCCAGAAACGCAAGACACGTGCCAGC contains the following coding sequences:
- a CDS encoding DUF4367 domain-containing protein, with product MRRISWMLAMVLVFSVLLAACGKKDAAAVVKDLNEVVGEMKSYQGSGVMTLHTGDTPQQYKVEVWHQKPSYYRIALTNAKKDITQIVLRNDEGVFVLTPSQNKSFRFQSNWPDNQGQVYLYETLIRSITGDSTRQFSDEKESYVFDVAASYNTPALVRQKIWLHKGDYAPQQVEVSDASANVVVDVKFDSFKFGAEFGKDAFDMQRNMTAATGEKGQNGTSTGGTTETENGKTQDGQNAGNEQANPQTAPGEGAASESGGTSVDGQTGVSEGNQTGAQQPSTGNEGAEETTNALPEDAGSFGVIEPTYAPEGVKFKDDQILDESENYSVMLRYEGMYNYTIFEARPQDRAVSLAPSTLIDLGFTVGMLSGDALQTLTWMNDGIEYRITSSDLPVPEMVKIATSMQDQSGK
- the alr gene encoding alanine racemase; translated protein: MQRQYRPTQAEINLDHLDSNVEAFRAALPQGMKLLACVKANAYGHGAVETAKELERIGADYLSVAFLDEALELRQHGITLPILVLGYTPPEGIVEAWKHNVTITLFSREVLEAIRSLDPGLSDRRLKVHIKIDSGMGRLGLLPGEEAVAFVQEVADLPQAELEGMFTHYAKADEEDKTYTLEQYRRFQGVVDALRNQGCTIPILHTANSAAAIDSPGLSYDMVRVGISLYGLYPSAEVNHQAVKLSPVLTLKTKTVLVKTLPSHWGISYGTRYVTQDNERIATLPIGYADGFSRMLTGKAQVLIRGRRVPVVGTICMDQCMVSLQAFAEEAEDIQAGEEVVLIGHQHGETISAEEVASQLGTLNYEVICMLAHRVPRVYTRGGTEVASINPLLTT
- a CDS encoding alpha-galactosidase is translated as MSILINPDKLQFHLQTRKASYVFQVMPSGHLVHLYYGKKLRDTDLGWLHVRTERASFSPNPVPEDRTISFDTLAQELPVYGTSDFRHPSVQLQLANGSMITEFTYVGHRLEQGKPVLEGLPATYVESADEADTLVIELEDRVAGVRIELSYTAFDKFNAITRSMRVINDSATAVNLVRALSMSVDFPHDRYELLHLSGAWTRERDVVRRALASGMQGVESRRGASGHQQNPFLALLTPGTDEDHGEVYGFSLVYSGSFTAQAEVDQFKTTRLSMGINPFDFSWKLDSGEAFQTPETVMVYSDTGLDGMSQSFHELYRERLARGRFRNAERPVLVNNWEATYFAFNADKIEQIAQAGKKLGIELFVLDDGWFGHRDSDNSSLGDWFVDKSKLPAGLEDLANRVTGLDMQFGLWFEPEMVSPDSELYKAHPDWCLHVPDRRRTEGRQQLVLDFSRQDVRDEIVRMLSDVLGSAPISYVKWDMNRNMTEVGSALLPADRQRETAHRYMLGLYDVMERVTSSFPHILFESCSGGGGRFDPGMLYYMPQTWTSDNTDAISRLRIQYGTSLVYPVSSMGSHISAVPNHQVNRITSLEIRGHVAMSGNFGYELDLTRFTEEENEIVKAQVELYKEIRGTIQFGTFRRLLSPFEGNETAWMFTSPDGSEVVVFYFRVLSEPNAPLQRLKLKGLDPEADYRLKGGSETFTGDALMYGGIAVGAAKGDYLSEMFRFERV
- a CDS encoding ribbon-helix-helix protein, CopG family, producing MANLQNTKRIMISLPDHLLQEVDGIVAMENSNRSELIRQAMKLYLTERKKRYIRESMQRGYMEMAKINLTMACEAFHAEEDADSTLDRLVSGV
- a CDS encoding type II toxin-antitoxin system PemK/MazF family toxin translates to MIVKRGDVFFADLSPVVGSEQGGVRPVLVIQNDIGNRFSPTCIVAAITAQIQKAKLPTHVEIDAEAHGFDRDSVILLEQIRTIDKQRLTDKITHLDEETMKLVNEALQISIGLIDF